A DNA window from Luteolibacter luteus contains the following coding sequences:
- a CDS encoding FAD/NAD(P)-binding protein, protein MSHSTTPIAVIGGGFSGTLTAIHLALRLPDRPVILFEESGDVGPGLAYRRDDPHALLNIPARRMSAYQDEPDHFYHYALRVLGDEVTPDDFLPRRIYGEYIKDCLAQTQKHSPNLRVDHRAVIDIQTNPGSSVAVLTLKDQTALMCARVVLATGHQGSAFSGSIWAQHTLPARLAASFDKVKQGDTVLVIGTGLTMIDAVLELERRGTPAAVHAISRNGLLPRPHEKASPVSPPELDDLPDSDLRRSLRLFRRAITNHSAEGGDWRDVFAALRPATPSLWQEMSVKDRRKFLRFISPFWEVHRHQCAPATFHALQTMIDEGKLDLKRGTIVSVESKGGRLRLGLAPRNRAAVTRWLEADHIIDATGPARDITTIKHPLITNLLRRGFLVPDELRLGAEIHADYRAIGRDRFPIEWLYVTGPMLRARYFEATAIPELRLHTSALAARLANELEGSRKPEALAV, encoded by the coding sequence ATGTCCCATTCCACCACTCCCATCGCCGTCATCGGTGGCGGCTTCAGCGGCACGCTGACTGCGATCCATCTCGCGCTGCGGTTGCCGGACCGACCAGTAATCCTCTTTGAGGAAAGCGGGGATGTCGGTCCCGGCCTCGCGTACCGTCGTGATGACCCACACGCGCTTCTGAATATCCCGGCGCGCCGGATGAGCGCCTATCAGGACGAGCCTGACCATTTCTATCACTACGCCCTGCGGGTGCTGGGGGATGAGGTAACGCCGGATGATTTCCTCCCTCGCCGGATCTACGGGGAATACATCAAGGACTGTCTGGCGCAGACGCAGAAGCATAGCCCGAACCTGCGAGTGGATCATCGTGCAGTGATCGATATCCAGACGAATCCCGGTAGCAGCGTCGCCGTGCTGACCTTGAAGGATCAGACGGCGCTCATGTGCGCGCGGGTGGTGCTTGCCACGGGGCACCAGGGATCGGCGTTCTCGGGATCGATCTGGGCACAACACACCTTGCCTGCCCGGCTGGCTGCGAGTTTCGACAAGGTGAAGCAGGGAGACACGGTCCTCGTGATCGGTACTGGCCTGACAATGATCGATGCGGTGCTCGAGCTCGAGCGTCGCGGAACACCGGCGGCCGTTCACGCCATCTCGCGGAATGGCTTGCTGCCACGTCCTCACGAGAAGGCATCGCCGGTTTCGCCGCCGGAACTGGATGATCTGCCGGACTCCGACTTGCGCCGCAGCCTGCGGCTCTTCCGTCGGGCGATTACCAATCATAGCGCGGAGGGCGGCGACTGGCGCGATGTGTTTGCGGCGTTGCGGCCTGCCACGCCTTCTTTGTGGCAAGAGATGTCAGTGAAGGATCGGCGCAAGTTCCTGCGCTTCATCAGTCCCTTCTGGGAGGTGCATCGCCACCAGTGTGCCCCTGCCACTTTCCATGCACTGCAAACGATGATCGACGAAGGGAAGCTGGATCTGAAGCGCGGTACGATCGTTTCGGTCGAAAGCAAGGGCGGGCGGCTTCGCCTGGGGCTTGCCCCGCGGAACCGGGCTGCGGTCACCCGCTGGCTCGAGGCGGATCACATCATCGATGCCACCGGCCCGGCTCGCGACATCACCACGATCAAGCATCCGCTGATCACGAATCTGCTGCGCCGCGGCTTCCTGGTGCCGGATGAGCTCCGTCTTGGGGCGGAGATCCATGCCGATTACCGGGCGATCGGCCGCGACCGTTTCCCAATCGAATGGCTCTATGTGACCGGGCCGATGCTGCGCGCGCGCTACTTTGAAGCGACGGCGATCCCTGAGTTGCGCCTGCACACCTCAGCGCTGGCGGCCCGCTTGGCGAACGAGCTTGAGGGTAGTCGCAAGCCCGAGGCTCTGGCGGTTTGA
- a CDS encoding RrF2 family transcriptional regulator, with the protein MHLSKKAEYALRALIHLGIATEMGLPVVSGVELADANRLPLKFIERILQELREAGLVETKRGKLGGYALATSAEQVRIGDIVRRMDGRLAPICCASEFAYQRCTCPDEDHCGLRMLMIDVRNAIANILDRYSLAQVVEVTLRKMRRDGVAPPFSTHAGAKTNAPQVRGKANPADGFLEGLSQLVTAPSDEHQNQ; encoded by the coding sequence ATGCACCTTTCCAAGAAAGCCGAATATGCTCTGCGCGCACTCATTCACCTCGGGATCGCCACTGAAATGGGGCTTCCCGTGGTGTCGGGAGTGGAGTTGGCAGATGCGAACCGGCTGCCGCTGAAATTCATCGAGCGCATTCTCCAGGAGCTCCGGGAGGCCGGGCTGGTGGAAACGAAGCGAGGGAAGCTGGGCGGATACGCGCTGGCCACCTCGGCGGAGCAGGTCCGGATCGGTGACATCGTCCGACGGATGGATGGACGGCTGGCTCCGATCTGCTGCGCCAGCGAGTTCGCCTACCAGCGATGTACCTGCCCCGATGAAGATCACTGCGGCCTGCGGATGCTGATGATCGATGTGCGCAATGCGATTGCCAACATCCTTGATCGCTACTCCTTGGCCCAAGTGGTCGAAGTCACCCTGCGCAAGATGCGCCGCGATGGAGTGGCACCACCTTTCTCCACTCACGCAGGCGCGAAGACAAATGCACCCCAAGTCCGCGGCAAGGCGAATCCTGCCGACGGTTTCCTAGAAGGACTCTCCCAACTTGTTACCGCTCCGAGCGATGAACACCAGAACCAATGA
- a CDS encoding YezD family protein, whose protein sequence is MNTRTNDRLKPDQNLQADWLEVVRKKVEDLRFGSVQIIVHEGRVTQVESLEKTRFPTKSDEQG, encoded by the coding sequence ATGAACACCAGAACCAATGATCGTCTGAAACCAGACCAAAACCTGCAGGCCGACTGGCTCGAGGTCGTGCGCAAAAAGGTCGAAGACCTGCGCTTCGGCTCCGTCCAGATCATCGTCCATGAAGGACGGGTGACCCAGGTCGAAAGCCTGGAGAAGACCCGCTTTCCCACCAAATCCGACGAACAAGGCTGA
- a CDS encoding DUF1501 domain-containing protein: protein MNPFSNNPSRRSILKSAGAGFGYLALAGLMGQQRALANPLIPKLPHFKPRAKRIIFIFMEGAMSGIDTFDYKPAVQNNDGKTGPGGGRVTASKFAFKQYGETGSWFSELMPNIATHADKFCWLRGLHTDTPAHPQAVVQLHTGSANAALTRPSMGAWLLYGLGTDNQDLPGYITINPSPNFGGTVNYGSAFLPAHFQGTRITDAGFLANLKASSEASLQRKQLDLVQSMNRDLAASPGAPDPVDGIIASYELGFRMQDKVPALLDISKEPQHVRDAYGVKDGPAGAFARQCLMARRLSEAGVRFVEICQPGWDHHNNLHKGLIERCGNVDQPTSALLADLEQRGLLEDTLVLFGSEFGRQPTAQGPDGRDHNITGYSMFLAGAGVKAGYTHGGTDEFGIKAVEGQMHTNDLHATLLALMGLDHEALTYPYGGRDFRLTDVAGKVATEIFA from the coding sequence ATGAATCCCTTCTCCAATAACCCTTCACGCCGCTCCATTTTGAAGTCTGCAGGCGCAGGCTTCGGCTATCTCGCACTCGCCGGCCTGATGGGACAGCAGCGCGCGCTCGCGAATCCCCTCATCCCGAAGCTTCCGCATTTCAAGCCACGCGCCAAACGCATCATCTTCATCTTCATGGAAGGTGCGATGTCGGGGATCGATACCTTCGACTACAAGCCAGCGGTTCAAAACAACGATGGGAAGACGGGTCCCGGCGGTGGTCGCGTGACCGCTTCGAAGTTTGCCTTCAAGCAGTATGGCGAAACCGGAAGCTGGTTCTCCGAACTCATGCCGAATATCGCCACGCACGCCGACAAATTCTGCTGGCTGCGTGGACTCCACACCGACACGCCCGCGCACCCGCAGGCCGTGGTGCAGCTCCACACCGGCAGTGCCAACGCCGCACTCACCCGCCCCAGCATGGGAGCGTGGCTGCTCTATGGTCTCGGCACCGATAACCAGGATCTCCCCGGCTACATCACCATCAATCCTTCCCCAAACTTCGGGGGGACGGTGAACTACGGCAGCGCCTTCCTTCCCGCGCACTTCCAAGGCACGCGCATCACCGACGCGGGCTTTCTCGCGAACCTCAAGGCCTCGAGCGAAGCCTCGCTCCAACGCAAGCAGCTCGATCTCGTGCAATCGATGAATCGCGATCTGGCAGCGTCACCCGGAGCCCCGGATCCCGTGGATGGCATCATCGCCTCCTACGAACTCGGCTTCCGCATGCAGGACAAAGTGCCCGCCCTGCTCGATATCTCGAAGGAGCCGCAGCACGTTCGTGATGCCTACGGAGTAAAGGACGGACCGGCGGGTGCCTTCGCACGCCAGTGCCTCATGGCGCGCCGCCTCAGCGAGGCCGGCGTGCGATTCGTCGAGATCTGCCAGCCCGGTTGGGATCATCATAACAACCTCCACAAGGGGCTCATCGAGCGCTGCGGCAATGTCGACCAACCAACTTCCGCCTTGCTCGCCGACTTGGAACAACGCGGTCTCCTGGAGGATACGCTTGTGCTCTTCGGTTCGGAATTCGGACGTCAGCCAACCGCGCAAGGACCCGACGGCCGTGATCACAATATCACCGGTTACTCCATGTTCCTCGCGGGCGCAGGCGTGAAAGCCGGCTATACCCATGGCGGCACCGATGAATTCGGCATCAAGGCGGTGGAAGGCCAGATGCACACCAACGATCTTCACGCCACCTTGCTCGCACTCATGGGTCTCGACCATGAAGCGCTCACCTATCCCTATGGCGGCCGCGACTTCCGTCTCACCGACGTGGCCGGAAAGGTCGCTACCGAGATTTTTGCCTGA
- a CDS encoding PSD1 and planctomycete cytochrome C domain-containing protein → MHRRLSLALALYLPAIARATAPDPADLEFFEKKVRPILSEHCYGCHSADTKAAGDLRVDDFNGLLNGGNNGPAVVPGDPEKSLLIQRIIHKEDRLLMPKESAPLSEAQIADLRTWISRGAAWPFEKIPEDLGKVTAKYEKLRKTHWAWQPLVKPSAPIVGDPSWPKGEIDHFVLAKLEKEKLPPVKDADPVTLLRRLTFDLTGLPPAPETIEAFAKDPSPAAYEREVDRLLGSPAFGERWGRHWLDVARYGESTGPSRNIPYPHAWKYRDYVLDAVNRDIPFDRFIQEQIAGDLLPAGNNDERDRLLTATGFLALGVKDVNQRFKVRFQMDNVDEKIDTVTRSTLGLTVSCARCHDHKFDPVPITDYYSLAGIFTSTEDGAGVRNKMGGGGLDYYDSKNLIRLSTEMPPPPAEEVAALEAKVAETKKEWDEIRGTPRGLKPGKNGQPTQRPFRLRYERAQADLLALTDPAARGYAVHGVREAPKIADTQVRIRGEAERLGPEVPRGFLTAFEVPGAPSVNPSQSGRLELAKWITSPQNPLTPRVIVNRAWLHLFGQGLVRTVDNFGTTGDQPSHPELLDYLASRFIEEGWSTKKLVRELVLTRTYQLGSDAPEAHELKDPSNRFLWRHSPRRMATEEIRDAILASNGQLHPTAEDPAVKKLRMIEMRDNGQEAKGVQDQADRELARSIYLPQLRGVIPKALEAFDPVSQTLVTGQRDATTVPGQALFFLNSAFVRGQALSFATALKSDTRPQEEKVRDLHLRIFSRDASPSEIARAKDYLTSYASGWEPDSDETSAPQTVLASNTQDGGNVADAAQANPDDMPRTDLTAVDKKVTAPDAESAAWMTYIQALYASAEFRFVR, encoded by the coding sequence ATGCACCGTCGTCTTTCTCTCGCACTTGCTCTTTATCTACCCGCCATCGCCCGGGCTACGGCTCCCGATCCCGCCGACCTCGAGTTCTTCGAAAAGAAAGTCCGGCCGATCCTTTCCGAGCACTGCTATGGCTGCCACTCGGCCGACACCAAGGCGGCGGGCGATCTGCGTGTGGATGACTTCAATGGTCTTCTCAATGGTGGCAACAATGGTCCGGCAGTGGTTCCCGGAGATCCGGAAAAGAGCCTTCTGATCCAGCGCATTATTCATAAGGAGGACCGCCTGTTGATGCCTAAGGAAAGCGCCCCGCTTTCCGAAGCGCAGATCGCAGATCTGAGGACATGGATCTCCCGTGGAGCCGCTTGGCCGTTTGAGAAGATCCCGGAAGACTTGGGCAAGGTCACTGCGAAGTACGAGAAGCTTCGTAAGACCCACTGGGCATGGCAACCGCTGGTGAAGCCTTCCGCACCTATCGTCGGCGATCCCTCGTGGCCGAAGGGAGAGATCGATCACTTCGTCCTCGCAAAACTTGAGAAGGAGAAGCTCCCGCCCGTGAAGGATGCCGACCCCGTTACCCTGCTGCGGCGCCTCACCTTCGACCTTACCGGACTCCCGCCAGCACCTGAAACGATCGAAGCCTTCGCAAAGGACCCCTCCCCCGCGGCCTACGAAAGGGAGGTGGATCGCCTGCTTGGTTCTCCTGCTTTCGGAGAGCGCTGGGGCCGCCATTGGCTCGATGTCGCCCGCTATGGAGAATCCACGGGGCCTTCGAGAAACATCCCCTACCCTCACGCATGGAAATACCGCGACTACGTGCTGGATGCGGTGAACCGCGACATTCCCTTCGATCGCTTCATTCAAGAGCAGATCGCCGGTGATCTCCTTCCCGCGGGCAACAACGATGAACGTGACCGATTGTTGACTGCCACCGGCTTCCTCGCCCTCGGCGTGAAGGATGTGAACCAACGCTTCAAGGTCCGCTTCCAAATGGACAACGTGGATGAGAAGATCGACACGGTCACCCGCTCCACCCTGGGACTCACCGTCAGCTGCGCACGCTGCCACGATCACAAGTTCGATCCTGTCCCGATCACCGATTACTACTCCCTCGCCGGAATCTTCACCTCCACCGAGGATGGAGCAGGCGTCCGCAACAAGATGGGAGGCGGCGGCCTGGACTACTACGATTCCAAGAATCTGATCCGCCTCTCCACGGAGATGCCCCCGCCACCCGCAGAGGAGGTCGCAGCCCTCGAAGCAAAGGTGGCGGAGACCAAGAAGGAATGGGATGAAATCCGGGGCACTCCCCGTGGTCTGAAGCCCGGCAAAAACGGCCAGCCAACTCAACGCCCTTTCCGGCTCCGCTACGAACGCGCTCAAGCCGACCTGCTCGCCCTCACCGATCCCGCCGCACGCGGCTATGCGGTCCACGGCGTACGCGAGGCACCCAAGATCGCCGACACGCAGGTGCGCATCCGTGGCGAAGCAGAGCGATTGGGTCCAGAGGTCCCGCGAGGCTTCCTCACTGCTTTCGAGGTCCCGGGAGCGCCATCGGTCAATCCTTCGCAAAGCGGTCGCCTGGAGCTGGCCAAGTGGATCACCAGCCCGCAGAATCCGCTCACTCCCCGCGTGATTGTGAATCGTGCTTGGCTCCACCTCTTCGGGCAAGGACTCGTCCGCACGGTGGATAACTTTGGCACGACCGGAGACCAGCCCTCCCATCCCGAACTGCTGGACTACCTCGCCTCCCGCTTCATTGAGGAAGGCTGGTCTACCAAGAAGCTGGTCCGCGAACTCGTGCTGACACGCACCTATCAGCTCGGCTCCGATGCACCGGAAGCTCACGAACTGAAGGATCCCTCCAACCGTTTCCTGTGGCGACACTCGCCACGCCGGATGGCCACGGAGGAAATCCGCGACGCGATCCTCGCGTCAAATGGACAGCTTCATCCGACCGCGGAAGATCCCGCTGTCAAAAAGCTGCGCATGATCGAAATGCGCGACAACGGCCAGGAGGCGAAAGGTGTGCAGGACCAAGCCGACCGCGAGCTCGCCCGCAGCATCTACCTACCGCAGCTCCGCGGCGTGATCCCGAAAGCGCTCGAAGCGTTCGATCCCGTTTCGCAGACCCTGGTCACCGGACAGCGGGATGCCACCACCGTCCCGGGGCAGGCGCTCTTCTTCCTCAATTCGGCCTTCGTTCGCGGCCAAGCCCTTTCCTTTGCCACGGCTCTGAAGTCAGACACGCGTCCTCAGGAAGAGAAAGTCCGTGATCTTCACCTTCGCATCTTCAGCCGTGATGCGTCGCCCTCCGAGATCGCACGGGCAAAAGACTACCTCACCTCCTATGCCTCAGGCTGGGAACCCGATTCAGACGAGACCTCGGCACCACAGACAGTCTTGGCCTCAAACACTCAGGACGGAGGCAACGTTGCAGACGCTGCCCAAGCGAATCCCGACGACATGCCACGCACCGACCTTACCGCAGTGGACAAGAAAGTCACGGCTCCCGATGCCGAGTCCGCCGCTTGGATGACCTACATCCAGGCGCTCTACGCCTCCGCTGAATTCCGCTTCGTCCGCTGA
- a CDS encoding porin: MAFDFDPFSTPSAEETAMFDKLWSNFVLYKNDKNPLLEEFKLIGKYQGQYYWVDSDQGDVDAWEDRRFRFGFDAKMFEKKLEVRATFQSTDNFDPFYNGLEDAYVKWKPTSDLTFTVGHIKPLIGYFDWLQSSDLQQTFDSSQVFNQLRVNRMLGLTAEGKVGDFSWQVGGYSNDSDKEFGKFGGAYSFGAGVGYDAKECFGWEKADFRLDWIHSGHDKDDYLLTRYDDLVSATFWGEQGPWALVVEGFSGSGGEGRDGDVFGFFVQPMYDIIPKRLQLVGRYSFTTGDGPDSVIRQNRYEGEAPFLTGGGRGDEYHALYLGAQYFIYGDKLKLMAGGEYAHLDGGGNGGDYEGVTWLTGIRFYF; this comes from the coding sequence ATGGCATTCGACTTCGATCCCTTCAGCACGCCATCGGCGGAAGAGACCGCGATGTTCGACAAGCTGTGGAGCAATTTCGTTCTCTACAAGAACGACAAGAATCCGCTGCTGGAGGAGTTCAAGCTGATCGGGAAGTACCAGGGCCAGTATTACTGGGTGGATTCGGATCAAGGGGACGTGGATGCATGGGAAGACCGCCGCTTCCGCTTCGGCTTCGATGCGAAGATGTTCGAGAAGAAGCTGGAGGTCCGTGCGACCTTCCAGAGCACGGATAACTTCGACCCCTTTTACAACGGTCTCGAAGACGCGTATGTGAAGTGGAAGCCGACTTCCGATCTCACCTTCACCGTCGGTCACATCAAGCCCCTGATCGGTTACTTCGATTGGCTGCAATCGAGCGATCTCCAGCAAACCTTCGATAGTTCCCAGGTTTTCAACCAGCTTCGCGTGAACCGCATGCTGGGCCTGACGGCAGAGGGCAAGGTAGGTGATTTCTCCTGGCAGGTGGGTGGCTACTCGAATGACTCCGACAAGGAGTTCGGCAAGTTCGGCGGTGCTTACAGCTTTGGTGCCGGTGTCGGCTACGATGCGAAGGAATGCTTCGGCTGGGAGAAGGCGGATTTCCGCTTGGATTGGATCCATAGCGGGCACGACAAGGATGACTACCTGCTCACCCGCTATGATGACTTGGTGTCCGCCACTTTCTGGGGCGAGCAGGGTCCGTGGGCTTTGGTAGTGGAGGGCTTTAGCGGCTCCGGCGGCGAGGGCAGGGATGGTGATGTCTTCGGCTTCTTCGTGCAGCCGATGTACGACATCATTCCCAAGCGCCTTCAATTGGTCGGCCGCTATTCTTTCACCACCGGCGATGGTCCGGACAGCGTGATCCGTCAGAATCGCTACGAAGGCGAAGCGCCTTTTCTCACCGGCGGAGGCCGCGGTGATGAATACCATGCCCTCTACCTGGGCGCACAGTATTTCATCTACGGCGACAAGCTGAAGCTCATGGCCGGTGGCGAATACGCCCACCTCGACGGTGGTGGCAATGGTGGCGACTACGAAGGTGTCACCTGGCTCACGGGTATCCGCTTCTACTTCTGA